The region GAGCACGAATATCTTCAGATTTCATAGGATCGCTTGCTGAGAGATGGATCAGGTTGCAATTTCGCCGCGTTCGATGAAGCGGCACTTAAAGGGGAGTTTACCGTCGGCGAGACGTAAGCCCTCACGAGCAGCAGCGATAGGTGCACCTGCTACCTCGAAAAGTACCATACCGGGCTTCACTTCGACACACCAGAACTCGACACCACCCTTACCTTTACCCTGACGGGTTTCAGCTGGCTTCTTTGTGACGGGCTTGTGTGGGAAAACGCGGATCCAGATTTTCCCCTTCCGCTTGAGGTGACGATTGATGGAAATACGCGCTGCTTCGAGCTGACGCGCAGTCAACTTTCCGCGACCCATGGCCTGGATTCCGAAATCACCGAAGGCCAGTGTGTTGCCGCGCGTTGCGTTACCGCGGTTGCGGCCTTTTTGGACCTTACGGAACTTGGTGCGTGATGGAAGAAGTGGCATTGTAAATTACCTCCTGAGGGAAATTAGAGATTGTCCGCGGTTTCAGTACAGATCCAGCACTTGACCCCAATCACCCCGTAGGTGGTGCTGGCTTCGGCCGTTCCGTAATCAATGTTCTCGCGCAGAGTGTGCAAAGGCACACGACCGAGGCGCTGCTGTTCAGTGCGCGCAATGTCAGCTCCACCTAAACGACCCGAGACCTGTAAACGGATTCCCGCAGCGCCCAGAGACATAGTAGTTTGGACCGCTTTCTTCATAGCGCGGCGGAAGGAAATACGACGTTCTAGCTGAAGGGCCACGTTTTCAGCAACCAATTTAGCTACGAGATCGGGGCGCTTGACCTCTTGGATATCAAGGATGAGGTCTTTCTTAATAAGCTTAGCAAGCTCAGCCTTGATCTTGTCGAGCTCTGCACCCTTGCGGCCGATGACCACACCGGGGCGCGCAGTGAAAATCTTTACGCGGATACGATTGCTCGCACGCTCGATGAAAATGCGGGGCACGGAGGCAAAGCGCAGTTTCTTTTCGAGGTAGTTGCGGATAGTGTGATCCTCTTTAACGATGTGCTTATAGTCTGCCTTGTTTGCATACCAGCGTGACTCCCAGTCACGACGCACGCTAAGGCGAAAGCCTATTGGATTTACCTTCTGTCCCATATCTAAAATTCCTTAGTTCTCTTCGTCGGTGAGGATAATTTTGATGTGGCTGGTGCGCTTCTTGTAGGGATGCGCAGAACCACGTGATGCAGGGCGGAAACGACGAAAAGCAGCGCCTTGCTCGACGATAGCAGTCTTTATTACGAGACTATCAGAATTGAGGTTGTGGTTATTTTCAGCGTTCGCGATGGCAGAGAGCAGTGTCTTTTGAACCAGGCGGGCCGACTTACGAGGAATGAATCGAAGCCGCTCGGCAGTCTCGACTGCTGGTTTTCCCTGAATGACTCGGGTAATCTCACGGACCTTGGTCGGAGACATGCGGCTGTTCTTTGTGTATGAAATGACTTCCATGATCTTTAGAAATTGAAGTTCGCCTTGAGTTGGACGGTTTGGCCGATGTTCACTGGCCGGTCTTGGAATAGCGCTGTGATGAGTGCCACGGAATGATTCGCATCGCTCGCGATCACGATAAGCTCAGCGACAATCTCCCCGCCGCGTATGACCTCAACTAGAGTGCCATTCACGAATCCTGAGCGCGCCCCAGCAGACAAAGTGATCACCTCGACAGAGGCTTCGGTATCAATCGCAAGAACCCGATCGCCAGCAACCGCCATGGACCCTGCGCTCAGAAGAGCGAGGCCGAGGAAAAGCAATCTATGGATGAACGGGTTCATGGATATCAATTCAGCTCGCTTACTTTTTGCCCTGTCCGCCGTGCGCTTTGAACGTACGGGTAGGAGCGAATTCACCGAGTTTGTGGCCGACCATATTTTCTGTGACATACACAGGAATGAAGGCTCGACCGTTGTGGACATTGAGATTCAGACCGACGAAATCGGGCGTAATAGTAGAACGCCGCGACCAAGTTTGGATCGGCTTACGAGAATTTGCCTGAGCCGCCTCCTCGATCTTCTTCATGAGGTGAGGATCGACAAAAAAGCCTTTTTTAATTGAGCGTGCCATAATCTAAAATCGAAGGGAATTAACCGCGCATCTTTTTGCCGTTGCGGCGGACCAAAATTTGTGAATTTGACTGCTTAGAACGGCGACGTGTCGGCTTGCCCTTAGCGAGCTGGCCCCAAGGGGACATGGGGTGTCCGCCACCCGAAGTGCGACCTTCACCGCCACCCATTGGGTGATCGACAGGGTTCATGGCCACACCGCGCACACGGGGGCGTTTACCGAGCCAACGGCTGCGACCGGCCTTACCAATAGTGCGGTTCTGGTGGCTGCGGTTACCGACGGAACCAATTGTCGCGCGGCAGCGTGCGTCCAAAAGACGGATTTCGCCAGACGGCAGCTTAATGGAAGCCTTGCCCTTCTCGACGTTGATGAGCTGAGCACTTTGTCCAGCGGCGCGCGCCAGCTTTGCTCCGCGACCGGCGAACAACTCGATGTTGTGAACCGAGGTCGAAGGGGGCATCTCAGAGAGCGGCATGTTGTAGCCGGGGTTAAAATCTCCGTTGGCCTTTGTCAGGTTGAGGAGCACATCACCGACGTTCACGTTCTCGGGAGCCAAAATGTAGCGCTTTTCACCATCTGCATAAACGATGAGGGCGAGGTTAGCCGAACGATTGGGATCGTATTCGATAGCATCGACGCGACCGGGGATATCATATTTATCACGGCGGAAATCGACGATACGATAAAGTTTGCGGTGCCCCCCGCCACGACGACGTGAGGTGATGCGGCCATAGCAATTACGCCCCTTGGCGCGATGCTTAAATTCAGTCAGCAGACGCTCAGGACGCTTTTTCGAAACATCCGCTTTATTGCGAACGAGAAAACGCTGGGTCGGCGTAACGGGTTTGTGGTGTTGAAGTGGCATGGCGTTTCAGGCGTCGAAATTAAACGAGTTCGATTTTGTGCCCTTCCTTGAGGGTCACGATGGCCTTCTTGAAGGCCGGCTTTCTGCCAGGGCGCGCTGCGCGGTAGCGGTTCGCCTTCAGTTTAGCTTTGCGGATCATGATGTTTACGCGAGCTACCTTCACTTCGAAGATTTGCTCGATCGCCTCACGAACCTGAGTCTTTGAAGCTGTCATATCCACCTCGAAGGTGTATTGCAGCAGATTCTCGTTCAGGTTTGAGGCCTTCTCGGTGATCCGGTATTCCTTTAAAATTTTGGTAGCGTCGATCATGACTCTCCTCCTGCTACACGGCTCAACAATGTCGCCATGCCTTGTTCGCTGATGATGATTTGGTCGTAACGTACGAGGTCCAAAGCGTTTACTTGGCTCGCGTTGGTGATCGCGACCTTCTCGAGGTTACGTGCAGCAAGCACCTCTTTGTCGCCAAACGCGTCGTCTACAACGAGTGTCTTTCCTTCAGCACCGATGTTAGAAAGGATGCCTTTGAAGAGCTTGGTTTTCGCCTCCGTGACTTCCCACTTTTCGATAAGATCAAGCTCGCCGGCGGAGGCGCGGTCGAACAATGCCCTACCGAATGCAAGGGTCTTAAGCTTGCGGTTGATCTTTTGAGAGTAGTCGCGGGGTTTGGGGCCAAATGCTACGCCACCTTTGTAATGCTGGGGCGCGCGGCGTGTTCCTTGACGAGCGCCACCCGTGCCTTTTTGGCGGAAAGGTTTTTTACCTGTGCCAGCTACCTCGGCACGTGTCTTAGTCGATGCGTTGCCTTGGCGTTTGTTGGCCTGGTGTGCAATGACCACCTGACGAAGAGCGGCGAGGCCCTTGTTACCTTCAAATTCTGGGAACTCGTTGATTTCCTTTTCGGAAGCCGATGATCCGTCCGCTGAGTAAAGTTTAAATTTCATCTCGGATATTCCTTTTATGCTGATTTGGGAATACGGACTTTCTTGGCTGGGCGAATCGTTACTAACGATCCCTTGTTTCCAGCGAAGCTACCGCGAATCAAAACAATGTTTTTCTCGGGAATGATCTTCACGACCTGCAGATTTTGAGTCGTGCGTGATTTGTCTCCCATGTGACCGGGCATCTTCTTGTTTTTGAAGACGCGGCCGGGCCATTGGCACATACCGTAAGATCCACCACGACGGTGAAACATCGAACCGTGCGATGCAGGTCCCCCTGCAAAATTCCAGCGCTTGACCACACCTTGAAAACCACGGCCCTTCGTCGTCGAGATGACGTCGACCTTCTTGCCTTCTTCCAGTTTTTCGACAGTGAGCGTGTTACCGACTTCGAATCCATCCAGGTCTTCGGTGCGGAACTCCTTCAAAGTCGTGTGAGGAGCGATGCTGTTTTTCTCGAGGTGGCCAACTTCTGCTTTGCTCAAGCGGGAGGCTTTTTGCTCTCCGTAGGCCAACTGAACTGCTGAGTAGCCATCCGTCTCGATTGTGCGGAGCTGAGAGACCGTGCATGGACCCGCCTCAACCACAGTCACAGGGACCAACTGGTTGGACTCATCATACACTTGGGTCATCCCAAGTTTTTTGCCTAAAAGAATAAAGCTCATAAATCAAGAGGCAGGCGACGACAGGAATGCCGAGCTTTGGACCTGCATTGAGGATAAAATTAATAAGAAGAAATCGGAGGATGCGCCCGCTCTTGAATCACCTAAGTGAAGCAGTCAGCAGCAGCTGTTGCCGATGAAAGATGAAGAGCAAGTCACTCTAACCCTTCCTTGGCAAGAAAAAATCACACATTAATTGTGATATCGACGCCAGCCGGCAGATTTAGCTTCTTCAGCTCATCCACGGTGGCCGCTGTAGGCTCTACGATATCGATCAAACGCTTGTGTGTACGCACCTCAAATTGGTCCATAGACTTTTTGTTTACGTGCGGAGAACGGTTCACTGTGAACTTCTCGATACGTGTGGGTAAAGGAACGGGTCCAGAGACGCGCGCTCCTGAACGCTTGGCAGTTTCGACGATCTCCAAGGCGGACTGATCGATGATGCGGTAGTCGAAGCCTTTGAGGCTGATACGGATTTTAGGTGCACTCATAGTGTGTTAATTGGGTTTAATTATATTAGCGGCCGGTTTCAATGATCCGGGTTAAGACGTTGGAAGGCACTTCTTCGAAGCGCGATGGAGTCATGGTGTAAGACGCACGACCTTTGGAAAGTGAACGCACATCAGTGGCGTAACCAAACATAGTCTCTAAGGGCACCTCCGCCTTTACGACGGTGAGGCCATTTTTCGAATCCATGCCCTGAATCTGCCCACGACGGCGGTTGATATCGCCCATAATATCGCCCTGATACTCATCAGGTGTAGAGACTTCGACATCCATCACAGGTTCTAGCAGCACAGGCGCAGCTTGTTCCATGGCGGAGCGAAAGGCAAAAATTCCGGCCATTTTAAAGGCCATCTCTGAGGAATCGACGTCGTGGAAACTCCCGTCGAAAAGCTCGACTTTGAAATCGACCACAGGATAGCCAGCGACAGTGCCGTTGTTCGCAGCCTCGGTGATTCCGTCGAAGGTCGGCTTAATAAATTCGCGCGGAATCGCCCCTCCGACGATTTTGTCTACCAGCTCCATGCCCTTGCCCGGCTCATTGGGAAGGAGACGAATCTCGCAGTGGCCATACTGCCCCTTGCCACCGGACTGCTTAATGAATTTTCCAGTGCCTTGCGCATTTGCGCGGACTGTTTCGCGGTAAGCGATCTGTGGTTTACCAGCACGGGCCTCGACCTTAAATTCACGGAACATGCGATCCCGGATAATCTCCAAGTGCAGCTCACCCATTCCAGAGATGAGCGTTTGGCCGGTCTCCTCATTACTCGAAACCTGAAAGGTGGGATCCTCCTCGGAGAGTCGACGTAAAGCGACGGACATCTTTTCCTGATCCGCCTTGGTATTCGGCTCGATCGACATCGAGATTACCGGATCCGGGAAAGACGGTGGCTCAAGACGCACGTCGAGCTTCTTTTCGCAAAGGGTGTCTCCGGTGATGACGTCCTTGGCTCCGATCAGCGCACAAATATCTCCCGAATAGGCCGTGTCGATATCCTCACGCGAATCAGCCTTCATCACCATCAAACGAGAAATCCGTTCCGACCGTCGCGTCCGAGGGTTATAAAGCTGGGTACCTTTACTCAGCGTGCCCTGATACAGGCGGAAAAATACCAACTTACCCACAAAGGAGTCATTCATGAGCTTGAACGCCAAACCTGCGGCAGGCTTGCTATCGTTCGGCACCACTTCCAGCGGTTTGCCAGCGTCGTCTTCACCTTCAACAGGCGGTAGATCCAGGGGCGAGGGCAAATAATCGACAATGGCGTCCAGCAACATCTGAACTCCCTTGTTCTTAAAGGCCGAACCCGGGATCACCCCGATAAATTTAAGAGACAGCGTCGCTTTACGGATAGACGTCCGCAACACGTCGGGATCCAGTGTATCGCCCTCGAGGTAAGCCTCCGCTAGGTCGTCATCAAAATCACACAAGGCCTCTATGAGTGACTCGCGCGCCTCAGCTACCGCTTCCGCCATATCGGCTGGAATCGATACCTCATCAAACTTCATTCCAGATGGATCGGTCTCATCATAGACATAGGCGATCTCGCGCACAAGATCCACCATCCCGGAAAATTCCTCACTCTCGCCAATAGGCAAAAAAAGTGGATGGGCATTGCCCTTGAGCTTTTCGCGGATCGTCGCGCAAGCGTGCATGAAATCCGCGCCCATGCGGTCCATCTTATTGATGAAGGCGATGCGCGGAACATGGTATTTATCCATCTGCCTCCAGACCGTTTCGGACTGCGGCTGCACACCTTCCACCGAGGTAAACACGGCGACGGCGCCATCAAGCACCCGGAGCGAACGCTCAACTTCTGCGGTAAAGTCGACGTGCCCCGGCGTATCGATGATGTTGATATTCTGCGGAATCTCCGCAAAGGGGCCACGCTGCGTCGTCCAACCGCACGATATAGCGGCAGACGTAATTGTAATTCCTCTCTCACGTTCCTGTTCCATCCAGTCGGTAACTGCACTGCCTTCGTGCACTTCACCCATGCGGTGAACCACACCCGCGTAGAATAGGATACGTTCTGTTGTTGTCGTCTTGCCGGCGTCAATATGCGCAGCAATACCGATATTGCGCGTATATTCTAACGGGCAACGACGGTTCGCGGCATTTGCTGAAGAGACATCAGCCATAGACAAAAACAGTTGAGAAAGAACAAAGGGGAGGCTGGGGATTACCAGCGCAGGTGAGCGAAGGCTCGGTTGGCTTGGGCCATACGGTGGGTCTCGTCTTTTTTCTTCACCACCGCGCCAGTATTATTGTAGGCGTCGACGATTTCATCTGCGAGCGCCTCGCGCATGGATACGCCCTTCCGGTTGCGGGCGGTGCTGAGCATCCAGCGGAAAGCCAGGCTTTGCTGACGCTCAAAAGAAATTTCCACGGGCACCTGGTAGGTAGCACCACCGACACGGCGGCTTTTCACTTCCAGTTTCGGACGAGCATTTTCAAGAGCTCCGAGGAGCAAATCGATCGGATCGCCCTTACCGAGCTTCTCGCTAACGCGCTCAAAGGCACTATAAACGATGCGCTGAGCGACGGTTTTCTTGCCACTCTTCATAACGAAGTTGATGAGAGAAGCGACAAGTGTGCTGTTATAGCGGGGGTCCGGAGTGATCGGACGTTTTACTGCGCGGTGACGACGTGACATGGTTCAGTAAATTTAAAGGCTTAGCTTTCCTTAGGGCGCTTCACTCCATACTTGGAGCGGCTGCGACGACGCTTATCTACCCCGACACAGTCGAGAGCACCACGGACAATGTGGTAGCGGACACCCGGAAGGTCCTTCACACGACCGCCACGCACGAGCACGATGGAGTGCTCTTGGAGATTGTGTCCTTCATCAGGGATGTAAGCGATGACTTCGAATCCGCTAGTTAGGCGCACTTTGGCGAC is a window of Opitutales bacterium DNA encoding:
- the rplV gene encoding 50S ribosomal protein L22, translating into MEVISYTKNSRMSPTKVREITRVIQGKPAVETAERLRFIPRKSARLVQKTLLSAIANAENNHNLNSDSLVIKTAIVEQGAAFRRFRPASRGSAHPYKKRTSHIKIILTDEEN
- the rplD gene encoding 50S ribosomal protein L4 is translated as MKFKLYSADGSSASEKEINEFPEFEGNKGLAALRQVVIAHQANKRQGNASTKTRAEVAGTGKKPFRQKGTGGARQGTRRAPQHYKGGVAFGPKPRDYSQKINRKLKTLAFGRALFDRASAGELDLIEKWEVTEAKTKLFKGILSNIGAEGKTLVVDDAFGDKEVLAARNLEKVAITNASQVNALDLVRYDQIIISEQGMATLLSRVAGGES
- the rpsJ gene encoding 30S ribosomal protein S10, producing MSAPKIRISLKGFDYRIIDQSALEIVETAKRSGARVSGPVPLPTRIEKFTVNRSPHVNKKSMDQFEVRTHKRLIDIVEPTAATVDELKKLNLPAGVDITINV
- the rplB gene encoding 50S ribosomal protein L2 is translated as MPLQHHKPVTPTQRFLVRNKADVSKKRPERLLTEFKHRAKGRNCYGRITSRRRGGGHRKLYRIVDFRRDKYDIPGRVDAIEYDPNRSANLALIVYADGEKRYILAPENVNVGDVLLNLTKANGDFNPGYNMPLSEMPPSTSVHNIELFAGRGAKLARAAGQSAQLINVEKGKASIKLPSGEIRLLDARCRATIGSVGNRSHQNRTIGKAGRSRWLGKRPRVRGVAMNPVDHPMGGGEGRTSGGGHPMSPWGQLAKGKPTRRRSKQSNSQILVRRNGKKMRG
- the fusA gene encoding elongation factor G: MADVSSANAANRRCPLEYTRNIGIAAHIDAGKTTTTERILFYAGVVHRMGEVHEGSAVTDWMEQERERGITITSAAISCGWTTQRGPFAEIPQNINIIDTPGHVDFTAEVERSLRVLDGAVAVFTSVEGVQPQSETVWRQMDKYHVPRIAFINKMDRMGADFMHACATIREKLKGNAHPLFLPIGESEEFSGMVDLVREIAYVYDETDPSGMKFDEVSIPADMAEAVAEARESLIEALCDFDDDLAEAYLEGDTLDPDVLRTSIRKATLSLKFIGVIPGSAFKNKGVQMLLDAIVDYLPSPLDLPPVEGEDDAGKPLEVVPNDSKPAAGLAFKLMNDSFVGKLVFFRLYQGTLSKGTQLYNPRTRRSERISRLMVMKADSREDIDTAYSGDICALIGAKDVITGDTLCEKKLDVRLEPPSFPDPVISMSIEPNTKADQEKMSVALRRLSEEDPTFQVSSNEETGQTLISGMGELHLEIIRDRMFREFKVEARAGKPQIAYRETVRANAQGTGKFIKQSGGKGQYGHCEIRLLPNEPGKGMELVDKIVGGAIPREFIKPTFDGITEAANNGTVAGYPVVDFKVELFDGSFHDVDSSEMAFKMAGIFAFRSAMEQAAPVLLEPVMDVEVSTPDEYQGDIMGDINRRRGQIQGMDSKNGLTVVKAEVPLETMFGYATDVRSLSKGRASYTMTPSRFEEVPSNVLTRIIETGR
- the rpsC gene encoding 30S ribosomal protein S3 produces the protein MGQKVNPIGFRLSVRRDWESRWYANKADYKHIVKEDHTIRNYLEKKLRFASVPRIFIERASNRIRVKIFTARPGVVIGRKGAELDKIKAELAKLIKKDLILDIQEVKRPDLVAKLVAENVALQLERRISFRRAMKKAVQTTMSLGAAGIRLQVSGRLGGADIARTEQQRLGRVPLHTLRENIDYGTAEASTTYGVIGVKCWICTETADNL
- the rpsG gene encoding 30S ribosomal protein S7, giving the protein MSRRHRAVKRPITPDPRYNSTLVASLINFVMKSGKKTVAQRIVYSAFERVSEKLGKGDPIDLLLGALENARPKLEVKSRRVGGATYQVPVEISFERQQSLAFRWMLSTARNRKGVSMREALADEIVDAYNNTGAVVKKKDETHRMAQANRAFAHLRW
- the rplC gene encoding 50S ribosomal protein L3; amino-acid sequence: MSFILLGKKLGMTQVYDESNQLVPVTVVEAGPCTVSQLRTIETDGYSAVQLAYGEQKASRLSKAEVGHLEKNSIAPHTTLKEFRTEDLDGFEVGNTLTVEKLEEGKKVDVISTTKGRGFQGVVKRWNFAGGPASHGSMFHRRGGSYGMCQWPGRVFKNKKMPGHMGDKSRTTQNLQVVKIIPEKNIVLIRGSFAGNKGSLVTIRPAKKVRIPKSA
- the rplW gene encoding 50S ribosomal protein L23 — protein: MIDATKILKEYRITEKASNLNENLLQYTFEVDMTASKTQVREAIEQIFEVKVARVNIMIRKAKLKANRYRAARPGRKPAFKKAIVTLKEGHKIELV
- the rpsS gene encoding 30S ribosomal protein S19, encoding MARSIKKGFFVDPHLMKKIEEAAQANSRKPIQTWSRRSTITPDFVGLNLNVHNGRAFIPVYVTENMVGHKLGEFAPTRTFKAHGGQGKK
- the rplP gene encoding 50S ribosomal protein L16, with translation MPLLPSRTKFRKVQKGRNRGNATRGNTLAFGDFGIQAMGRGKLTARQLEAARISINRHLKRKGKIWIRVFPHKPVTKKPAETRQGKGKGGVEFWCVEVKPGMVLFEVAGAPIAAAREGLRLADGKLPFKCRFIERGEIAT
- a CDS encoding 30S ribosomal protein S12, translated to MPTINQLVRKPRKLIKAKSKSPALVANPFRRGVCVQVMTRTPKKPNSAIRKVAKVRLTSGFEVIAYIPDEGHNLQEHSIVLVRGGRVKDLPGVRYHIVRGALDCVGVDKRRRSRSKYGVKRPKES